The following proteins are co-located in the Williamwhitmania sp. genome:
- the folB gene encoding dihydroneopterin aldolase, with amino-acid sequence MGVIAIENMEFYAFHGCFEAEAVVGNRFMVDLWIDIDHRMAAESDNIIDAVNYQQAYLIVKREMAIRSNLLENVCKRIIEGLYDEFYGLKHVKVKVSKMAPPMGGAIERVSLTLEK; translated from the coding sequence ATGGGAGTAATAGCCATAGAGAACATGGAGTTCTACGCCTTTCATGGCTGCTTTGAGGCCGAGGCTGTAGTGGGTAACCGATTTATGGTCGACCTGTGGATAGATATAGATCATAGGATGGCCGCAGAGTCGGATAACATTATTGATGCGGTAAACTACCAGCAAGCCTATCTCATAGTAAAGCGGGAAATGGCGATTCGATCTAACCTACTGGAAAATGTGTGCAAGCGCATTATCGAAGGCCTTTACGACGAGTTTTATGGATTGAAACACGTAAAGGTTAAGGTCTCGAAAATGGCACCACCCATGGGCGGCGCTATAGAGCGGGTGAGTTTAACCTTGGAGAAGTAG